The Brevibacterium atlanticum genome segment TGATCACGAATCTGCCCGCCCGTGGGTGGCTGAGCTACGAGAACCTCGTCGCCCATCGTGAGGATCTGGTCATGCTGCGCCTGGGCGGGTGGCACGACGGGTCGCCGGCAGTGGACTACACGGTCAATGCCGCCAGCGGTTTCCCGATCATCACCGGTGATGACGAGAAGCCGGTGAACAATGCGCTGCCGGCCTGGGATGTCGCGGCCGGGCTCTATATCGCCAACGGGATCATGGCCGCCGAGCTGGATCGGCGCGCATCGGGGAATGGGCAGGAGATCACCCTGGCCCTGTCGGATGTCATGCTCGCGACCGTCGGCAACCTCGGCTACATCGCCGAGGTCCAGGCGACCGGGAAGACGCGTGGACCCTTGGGCAATGGGCTCTACGGTGCCTACGGTCAGTCGTTCGCGACCTCGGACGACCGGCAGATCATGGTCGCGGTGATCTCGAACAAGCATTGGCGCGGCCTGGGCAAGGCGACGGGGCTGAGCGAGAAACTCGAGATGATCGGGCCCCTGTTGGAGGTGGATCTGACGACTGAGGGCGGCCGGTTCGAGGCTCGGGAGGCCATCGATGCGGTGGTGCGGCCGTGGTTCGCAAAGCACACCGCCGCCGAGGCGGAAGTCGCGCTCAAGGAGGCCGGTGTGTTGGTCGGCGGCTTCCAGACGTTCGAGGAGCTCGTGACCTCCGATCCCCGGTGTTCGTTGGAGAATCCGCTGCTGACCGAGATCGACCAGCCCGGTGTGGGGCGGGTGCTGGCCCCACGCGTGCCGCTGCGCTTCGCCGGGTCACCGGTCGCGGATGCCGTGGCTGCACCGCAGCTGGGCGGGGACACCGAGGCCGTGCTCAAGGACGTGCTGGGACGCACGCCGGATAACGAATAGTCACACTCTCAATGAAGAAGGCAGTGTGCCCGGCAGGCAGCGCACCGCCATGAAGTGACC includes the following:
- a CDS encoding CoA transferase; protein product: MSDPRPAPLSGLKVVEISAFIAAPLGGMTLAQLGADVIRIDPIGGNIDANRWPISDDGTSIYWASLNKGKRSVTLDLKSEEGQKIATDLIAEAGTLITNLPARGWLSYENLVAHREDLVMLRLGGWHDGSPAVDYTVNAASGFPIITGDDEKPVNNALPAWDVAAGLYIANGIMAAELDRRASGNGQEITLALSDVMLATVGNLGYIAEVQATGKTRGPLGNGLYGAYGQSFATSDDRQIMVAVISNKHWRGLGKATGLSEKLEMIGPLLEVDLTTEGGRFEAREAIDAVVRPWFAKHTAAEAEVALKEAGVLVGGFQTFEELVTSDPRCSLENPLLTEIDQPGVGRVLAPRVPLRFAGSPVADAVAAPQLGGDTEAVLKDVLGRTPDNE